A stretch of the Actinomyces qiguomingii genome encodes the following:
- the atpA gene encoding F0F1 ATP synthase subunit alpha, with translation MADLTIAAEDVRSALEEFVDSYQPAQVAADEIGYVVFAADGIAHVEGLPGAMANELLTFEDGTAGLAMNLDERQIGVVILGDYSGIDEGQVVHRTGEVLSVPVGDAFLGRVVDPLGRPIDGLGEIVAEGRRALELQAPGVMARKSVHEPLQTGLKAIDSMIPIGRGQRQLIIGDRRTGKTAIALDTILNQKEAWETGDPNQQVRCIYVATGQKGSTIASVRATLEERGALEYTTIVASPASDPAGFKYLSPYTGSAIGQHWMYGGKHVLIVFDDLSKQAEAYRAVSLLLRRPPGREAYPGDVFYLHSRLLERCAKLSDELGAGSMTGLPIIETKANDVSAYIPTNVISITDGQIFLQSDLFNADQRPAVDVGISVSRVGGDAQIKAMKDVAGTLKITLAQYRSMQAFAMFASDLDAATRQQLTRGERLMELLKQPQFTPYPVQEQVAAVWAGTNGYLDDLDVADVLPFERSLLDHLRRNTDILTTIGETGRLDEDTEAALRRAVESFRTTYLAGGRMLSGEVEAPEEETPAEHTAEQIVVKRG, from the coding sequence ATGGCTGACTTGACCATCGCGGCGGAGGACGTCCGTTCCGCCCTGGAGGAGTTCGTCGATTCCTACCAGCCGGCACAGGTGGCCGCCGATGAGATCGGGTACGTGGTCTTCGCCGCCGACGGTATCGCCCACGTGGAGGGCCTGCCCGGGGCGATGGCCAACGAACTGCTCACTTTCGAGGACGGCACCGCCGGGCTGGCGATGAACCTGGACGAGCGGCAGATCGGCGTGGTCATTCTGGGCGACTACTCCGGCATCGACGAGGGCCAGGTCGTGCACCGCACCGGTGAGGTGCTCTCGGTCCCGGTGGGGGATGCCTTCCTCGGACGCGTCGTGGACCCGCTGGGACGTCCCATAGACGGTCTCGGTGAGATCGTCGCCGAGGGGCGGCGCGCCCTAGAGTTGCAGGCGCCCGGTGTCATGGCCCGCAAGTCCGTTCATGAACCGCTGCAAACGGGTCTAAAGGCCATCGACTCGATGATCCCCATCGGTCGCGGTCAGCGCCAGCTGATCATCGGCGACCGCAGGACCGGTAAGACCGCCATCGCCCTGGATACGATCCTGAACCAGAAGGAGGCCTGGGAGACCGGCGACCCGAACCAGCAGGTGCGGTGCATCTATGTGGCCACCGGGCAGAAGGGCTCCACCATTGCCTCCGTGCGCGCCACCCTGGAGGAACGCGGCGCCCTTGAGTACACCACGATCGTGGCCTCCCCGGCCTCCGACCCGGCCGGCTTCAAGTACCTGTCCCCCTACACCGGCTCGGCCATCGGCCAGCACTGGATGTACGGCGGCAAGCACGTGCTGATCGTCTTCGACGACCTGTCCAAGCAGGCGGAGGCCTACCGCGCCGTATCCCTGCTGCTGCGCCGTCCGCCGGGCCGCGAGGCCTACCCGGGTGACGTCTTCTACCTCCACTCCCGGCTGCTGGAGCGCTGCGCCAAACTGTCCGACGAGCTGGGGGCCGGCTCGATGACTGGCCTGCCGATCATCGAGACTAAGGCCAACGACGTCTCCGCCTACATCCCCACCAACGTCATCTCCATCACCGACGGGCAGATCTTCCTGCAGTCCGACCTGTTCAACGCCGACCAGCGCCCCGCCGTCGACGTGGGCATCTCGGTCTCCCGCGTGGGTGGGGACGCCCAGATCAAGGCAATGAAGGACGTGGCCGGCACGCTGAAGATCACGCTGGCCCAGTATCGTTCCATGCAGGCCTTCGCCATGTTCGCCTCCGACCTGGACGCTGCCACCCGCCAGCAGTTGACCCGCGGCGAACGGCTCATGGAGCTGCTCAAGCAGCCGCAGTTCACCCCCTACCCCGTCCAGGAGCAGGTCGCGGCCGTGTGGGCGGGTACCAACGGGTACCTGGATGACCTCGACGTCGCGGATGTTCTGCCCTTCGAGCGCAGCCTGTTGGACCACTTGCGCCGCAACACCGACATCCTCACCACCATAGGAGAAACCGGCCGTCTGGATGAGGACACCGAGGCGGCGCTGCGTAGGGCCGTGGAGTCCTTCCGTACCACCTACTTGGCCGGCGGGCGCATGCTCTCCGGCGAGGTCGAGGCGCCGGAAGAGGAGACTCCGGCGGAGCACACCGCCGAGCAGATCGTGGTCAAGAGGGGCTGA
- the atpE gene encoding ATP synthase F0 subunit C translates to MTGSIATIGYALATVGPALGISMVVAKTQESTARQPEVAGVLRTNMFIGAALIEALGLLGFAAGFVFN, encoded by the coding sequence ATCACCGGATCTATCGCGACGATCGGCTACGCCCTGGCCACCGTCGGTCCCGCCCTCGGCATCAGCATGGTCGTGGCCAAGACCCAGGAGTCCACGGCCCGCCAGCCCGAGGTGGCCGGCGTGCTGCGCACCAACATGTTCATTGGTGCGGCGCTGATCGAGGCCTTGGGTCTGCTGGGCTTCGCCGCCGGCTTCGTCTTCAACTGA
- a CDS encoding F0F1 ATP synthase subunit delta, which produces MKAGTSATRALTEQAWTPVLVAAGAQGQELGEQILAVAHEIASNPLRGPLTNPNREPDDKSALAFRLFTGRADARVVELVQGMVRGRWSRAVDLISALHDLGIQAILSGAQASGTLDDVEQEVLAVAREVASNQEIRQALEPARHTSTDARVRLAQRLFAPLVSGPAMTLIVWCVRHQPELAVGGVGYNLRRVTELAAAMQNRVIADVVTAVPLSTAQQTRLRQILARRLGFDVELNLEIDPAVIGGVRVVVRDLVMDNTVRQSLAQLRTSLTG; this is translated from the coding sequence GTGAAAGCAGGCACCTCCGCCACCCGCGCGCTCACCGAGCAGGCCTGGACACCCGTCCTGGTCGCCGCCGGTGCGCAGGGGCAGGAGCTCGGCGAGCAGATTCTCGCCGTCGCCCACGAAATAGCCTCCAACCCTTTGCGCGGGCCGCTGACCAATCCCAACCGGGAGCCGGATGACAAGTCCGCTCTTGCCTTCCGCCTGTTCACCGGGCGGGCGGATGCGCGCGTGGTGGAGCTCGTGCAGGGAATGGTGCGCGGACGCTGGTCGCGGGCGGTCGACCTGATCAGCGCACTGCACGACCTCGGCATTCAGGCGATCCTCTCAGGCGCCCAGGCCAGCGGTACGCTCGACGACGTCGAGCAGGAGGTGCTGGCCGTAGCCCGTGAGGTGGCCAGCAACCAGGAGATCCGGCAGGCTCTGGAACCGGCTCGGCACACGAGTACCGACGCCAGGGTGCGGCTGGCACAGCGTCTGTTCGCTCCGCTCGTCTCCGGCCCGGCGATGACGCTGATCGTCTGGTGTGTGCGCCATCAGCCGGAGCTCGCCGTCGGCGGGGTGGGCTACAACTTGCGGCGCGTGACCGAATTGGCCGCCGCCATGCAGAACCGGGTCATTGCCGACGTCGTCACGGCGGTGCCGCTGTCGACGGCGCAACAGACCCGACTACGTCAGATCCTGGCCAGGCGGCTGGGATTTGACGTGGAACTGAACCTGGAGATCGATCCTGCGGTGATCGGCGGCGTGCGGGTTGTGGTGCGTGACCTGGTCATGGACAACACCGTGCGTCAATCGCTGGCGCAGCTGCGCACCAGCCTGACCGGATGA
- a CDS encoding F0F1 ATP synthase subunit B, producing MTAGAVMAAEAGAPEGIFLFVPHMADLVWGTLCFLVIAVVLIKYALPRFNAVLDERTAKIEEGLALTQRAQEEQADAAARAARLVEDARLEAARIRERAQAEADSIIADARVEAAAEAARAMESADSQIQADKQAAQISLRSDIGLLATDLAEKLVGEHLADAELSGRVIDRFLDELEHTPVSPAWSARAGAVR from the coding sequence ATGACTGCCGGTGCCGTCATGGCGGCCGAGGCCGGGGCCCCGGAGGGGATCTTCCTGTTCGTGCCGCATATGGCCGACCTGGTGTGGGGCACGCTCTGCTTCCTGGTGATCGCCGTCGTCCTGATCAAGTACGCCCTGCCGCGCTTCAACGCGGTGCTCGACGAGCGCACCGCCAAGATCGAGGAGGGGCTGGCTCTGACGCAAAGGGCCCAGGAGGAGCAGGCGGACGCCGCCGCCCGGGCCGCCCGCCTGGTGGAGGATGCCCGCCTGGAGGCCGCCAGGATCCGTGAACGGGCTCAGGCGGAGGCGGACAGCATCATCGCCGACGCCCGTGTCGAGGCGGCCGCTGAGGCCGCACGGGCCATGGAGTCCGCCGATTCGCAGATCCAGGCCGACAAGCAGGCAGCTCAGATCTCACTGCGCTCCGACATCGGCCTGCTAGCCACGGACCTGGCGGAGAAACTCGTCGGTGAGCATTTGGCCGACGCCGAACTGTCCGGGCGTGTGATCGATCGTTTCCTCGACGAGCTCGAGCACACGCCGGTTAGCCCCGCCTGGTCCGCGAGAGCGGGAGCGGTGCGGTGA
- the atpB gene encoding F0F1 ATP synthase subunit A — translation MTTSATLAAGLAVVAPAASDGGGFEPPSLDDFYPAAFALAGTPFELNRVMLVRIIMTLVLVAVFGIGAARARVVPGRMQNVLEMILEFVRKNIAVEILGDKYGARYAPIITTIFLGVFFLNISGILPGLQIASTGVVGMPLVFAMASYLTFVYAGIRTNGVGGFVKSALVPAGVPGFLYPLIVPVEFLSTFILRPLTLTIRLMANMISGHLLLSLCFLATNALFVYATAQLKVLGTITFVAGIVFILLEAFVAALQAYIFALLSAVYIESSVHTH, via the coding sequence GTGACAACGAGCGCGACCCTGGCGGCCGGCTTGGCCGTCGTCGCACCGGCGGCGAGCGATGGAGGCGGATTCGAGCCCCCCTCACTCGACGACTTCTACCCCGCGGCTTTCGCGCTGGCGGGCACGCCCTTCGAGCTCAACCGCGTCATGCTGGTGCGCATCATCATGACGCTCGTGCTGGTAGCCGTATTCGGCATCGGCGCCGCCCGGGCCAGGGTCGTGCCCGGACGCATGCAGAACGTGCTGGAGATGATCCTGGAGTTCGTGCGCAAGAACATTGCCGTGGAGATCCTCGGGGACAAGTACGGTGCGCGCTACGCCCCGATCATCACCACGATCTTCCTGGGGGTGTTCTTCCTGAACATCTCCGGAATCCTCCCCGGTCTGCAGATCGCCTCCACCGGCGTGGTCGGCATGCCACTGGTCTTCGCCATGGCCTCCTACCTCACCTTCGTGTATGCGGGCATACGCACCAACGGGGTGGGTGGGTTCGTCAAGAGCGCGCTGGTGCCTGCTGGTGTGCCCGGATTCCTGTATCCGCTGATCGTGCCGGTGGAGTTCCTGTCCACCTTCATTCTGCGGCCGCTGACGCTGACCATCCGTCTCATGGCGAATATGATCTCCGGGCACCTGTTGCTGTCGTTGTGCTTCCTGGCCACCAACGCCCTGTTCGTCTACGCCACGGCCCAACTGAAGGTCTTGGGCACGATCACCTTTGTGGCGGGTATTGTCTTCATCCTGTTGGAGGCATTCGTCGCCGCCCTGCAGGCATACATCTTCGCCCTGCTGTCCGCGGTCTACATAGAGTCCTCGGTGCACACGCACTGA
- a CDS encoding F0F1 ATP synthase subunit gamma: MAGSQRIYKQRIRSTQTLQKVFRAMELIASSRIGSARRHAQEAGPYDHALSQAVAAVGSHADLDHPLTREREDTSRVAVLVLTSDRGMAGAYSATILRETERLIEQLVEAGKEPVLFTYGRRASAYFAFRGRPVEFAWSGESDRPSDASIEEVATVMLDYFLSSPDAGGVAEVHTVFTRFVSMVSQVPEVRRMLPLKVVDMDGPGELSREDLAADVERVRAERTGAQALYEFSPSADAVLDALLTRYVRSRIRNALLQAAASELASRQQAMHTATANAEDLIASYTRLANAARQGDITQEITEIVSGADALGTQ, from the coding sequence GTGGCAGGGAGCCAGCGCATCTACAAGCAGCGCATCCGGTCCACCCAGACGCTGCAGAAGGTCTTCCGGGCGATGGAGCTGATCGCCTCCTCCCGGATCGGTTCCGCACGCCGCCATGCCCAGGAGGCCGGTCCCTACGACCACGCCCTCAGCCAGGCCGTCGCCGCAGTCGGCAGCCACGCGGACCTGGACCACCCGCTCACCCGGGAACGCGAAGACACTTCACGGGTCGCCGTTCTCGTGCTCACCTCGGATCGGGGCATGGCCGGCGCCTACTCCGCCACCATCCTGCGGGAGACCGAGCGACTCATTGAGCAACTGGTGGAGGCCGGCAAGGAGCCGGTCCTGTTCACCTACGGGCGTCGCGCGAGCGCGTACTTCGCCTTCCGGGGCCGGCCCGTGGAGTTTGCCTGGAGCGGTGAATCGGACCGGCCCAGTGACGCCTCCATTGAGGAGGTCGCCACGGTCATGCTGGACTACTTCCTGTCCAGCCCCGACGCTGGCGGTGTGGCGGAGGTGCACACCGTATTCACGCGTTTCGTGTCAATGGTCTCGCAGGTTCCGGAAGTGCGACGCATGTTGCCACTGAAGGTCGTGGACATGGACGGCCCCGGCGAGCTCAGCCGCGAGGACCTGGCTGCCGATGTCGAGCGGGTCAGAGCCGAAAGGACCGGCGCCCAGGCCCTGTACGAGTTCTCTCCCAGCGCCGACGCCGTCCTGGACGCCCTGCTCACCCGTTACGTGCGCAGCCGCATCCGCAATGCGCTGCTGCAGGCCGCCGCCTCCGAGCTGGCCAGCAGACAACAGGCCATGCATACGGCCACGGCCAACGCCGAGGACCTCATTGCCAGCTACACGCGTCTGGCCAACGCCGCCCGTCAGGGCGATATCACCCAGGAGATCACTGAGATCGTCTCCGGTGCCGATGCCTTGGGTACGCAATAG
- the atpD gene encoding F0F1 ATP synthase subunit beta, translating to MTDTTPQGTTAPAIGHVTRIIGAVVDVEFPPDAIPAMYNALKVAVNATGEGTEAQEITLEVAQHLGDNIVRAVSLKPTDGLVRGTEVRDTGAPISVPVGDVTLGHVFNVTGEALNLAAGEQLEINERWPIHRQPPTFEQLEPKEQMFETGIKVIDLLTPYVQGGKIGLFGGAGVGKTVLIQEMIQRVAQNHGGVSVFAGVGERTREGNDLIGEMGEAGVFDKTALVFGQMDEPPGTRLRVALSALTMAEYFRDVQHQDVLLFIDNIFRFTQAGSEVSTLLGRMPSAVGYQPNLADEMGQLQERITSAGGHSITSLQAIYVPADDYTDPAPATTFAHLDATTELSRDIASRGIYPAVDPLASTSRLLAPQYVGQEHYDVATRVKSILQKNKELQDIIAILGVDELSEEDRVTVGRARRIEQFLSQNTYMAEKFTGVPGSTVPLAETVEAFRRITEGDYDHLPEQAFFNIGGIEDLERRAAEMVDA from the coding sequence ATGACCGACACGACCCCCCAAGGGACCACCGCCCCCGCCATCGGGCACGTCACCCGGATCATCGGCGCCGTCGTCGACGTTGAGTTTCCGCCGGATGCGATTCCGGCGATGTACAACGCGCTGAAGGTGGCCGTAAACGCCACCGGTGAGGGCACCGAGGCTCAGGAGATCACCCTCGAGGTGGCACAGCACCTGGGCGACAACATCGTGCGTGCCGTCTCGCTCAAGCCCACCGACGGGCTCGTGCGCGGCACTGAAGTGCGTGACACCGGGGCACCCATCTCCGTGCCTGTCGGGGACGTCACCCTGGGCCACGTCTTCAACGTCACCGGTGAGGCGCTCAACCTCGCCGCGGGCGAGCAGCTGGAGATCAACGAGCGCTGGCCCATACACCGCCAGCCGCCTACCTTCGAACAGCTCGAGCCCAAGGAGCAGATGTTTGAGACCGGCATCAAGGTCATCGACCTGCTAACCCCCTATGTGCAGGGTGGCAAGATCGGCCTGTTCGGTGGTGCCGGCGTCGGCAAGACCGTCCTCATCCAGGAGATGATTCAGCGCGTCGCCCAGAACCACGGGGGCGTGTCCGTGTTCGCCGGTGTAGGCGAGCGCACCCGAGAGGGCAACGACCTGATCGGGGAGATGGGGGAGGCCGGCGTATTTGACAAGACCGCCTTGGTGTTCGGGCAGATGGACGAGCCGCCGGGCACCCGTCTGCGGGTAGCGCTGAGCGCGCTGACCATGGCGGAGTACTTCCGCGATGTGCAGCACCAGGACGTGCTGCTGTTCATCGACAACATCTTCCGTTTCACCCAGGCCGGCTCGGAGGTCTCCACCCTGCTGGGCCGCATGCCCTCCGCCGTCGGCTACCAGCCCAACCTGGCCGATGAGATGGGTCAGCTGCAAGAGCGCATCACCTCCGCCGGGGGCCACTCCATCACCTCCCTGCAGGCGATCTACGTGCCCGCCGACGACTACACCGACCCCGCCCCGGCCACCACCTTCGCCCACCTGGACGCCACCACGGAGCTGTCCCGCGACATCGCCTCCCGCGGCATCTACCCGGCGGTGGACCCGCTGGCCTCCACCTCCCGGCTGCTCGCCCCCCAGTATGTGGGTCAGGAGCACTACGACGTCGCCACGCGCGTGAAGTCCATCCTGCAGAAGAACAAGGAGCTGCAAGACATCATTGCGATCCTCGGTGTTGATGAGCTCTCCGAGGAGGACCGGGTTACCGTTGGGCGGGCGCGGCGCATTGAGCAGTTCCTGTCTCAGAACACCTATATGGCGGAGAAGTTCACGGGCGTGCCAGGTTCCACGGTGCCGCTGGCGGAGACCGTTGAGGCCTTCCGCCGCATCACCGAGGGCGATTACGACCATCTGCCCGAGCAGGCCTTCTTCAACATCGGCGGCATCGAGGACCTCGAGCGCCGCGCGGCAGAGATGGTGGATGCCTGA
- a CDS encoding F0F1 ATP synthase subunit epsilon — MPGERSLKVEVVSRFGGEAWAGTATRVSVPLPDGELGVLPGRQPILAVLGRGNVRITPTDGDQEVAVPVAGGFCSVDGDVVTVAADAAGAETNDSGVAVSDVLAETIMIPGIGIRD; from the coding sequence ATGCCCGGCGAGCGCAGTCTGAAGGTGGAGGTCGTCTCCCGGTTTGGGGGCGAGGCCTGGGCCGGCACGGCCACCCGGGTCTCGGTTCCTCTGCCCGACGGCGAGCTCGGCGTGCTGCCCGGGCGGCAGCCGATCCTGGCGGTTCTAGGGCGCGGCAATGTACGCATCACCCCGACTGACGGCGACCAGGAGGTCGCCGTGCCGGTGGCCGGTGGCTTCTGCTCCGTAGACGGCGATGTGGTCACCGTGGCTGCGGACGCCGCCGGGGCGGAGACAAACGACTCTGGTGTCGCCGTCAGTGACGTCCTTGCAGAGACCATCATGATTCCGGGCATAGGTATACGGGACTGA
- a CDS encoding MraY family glycosyltransferase, translating to MKVYLLVMLVAAAVTYVAVPIVRHLALVSGALTPVRARDVHATPIPRLGGVAMFAGFLAAMVIASRVPYLSRVIDSSAWAVVLGAGLVCALGVVDDLWELDWMTKLVGQVLAAGVMAWQGVQLITFPVGGLTIGSSRLSLFSTIIVVLAVINAVNFVDGLDGLAAGIIGIGASAFFLYVYVLTRHTSPESYTSLAATLMAALIGMCMGFLPHNFHPATIFMGDSGSMQLGLISAAGTIIVTGQIDPGALEGPTAVPVFLPVLIPLAVLLLPLMDMIMAIVRRTRAGHSPFHPDRMHMHHRLLAAGHSHRRAVLVMYVWAAVAAYSVAAMAFFPLSRVLLGAAVGVTLAVVVTIDLMPGVRQAWVRRLGARHAHQARHAGPRHSRGGRR from the coding sequence GTGAAGGTCTATTTGCTGGTGATGCTGGTCGCGGCGGCCGTCACCTACGTGGCTGTGCCGATCGTGCGCCACCTGGCACTGGTCAGCGGTGCGCTGACCCCGGTGCGGGCGCGGGACGTACACGCTACTCCCATCCCACGGCTGGGCGGCGTGGCCATGTTCGCCGGCTTCTTGGCGGCGATGGTCATAGCCTCGCGGGTTCCCTACCTGTCTCGGGTGATTGACTCCTCGGCCTGGGCCGTGGTGCTGGGCGCTGGACTGGTGTGCGCGCTCGGCGTCGTCGACGACCTATGGGAACTGGACTGGATGACCAAACTCGTGGGACAGGTGCTGGCGGCGGGGGTAATGGCCTGGCAGGGAGTCCAACTGATCACCTTTCCCGTCGGCGGGCTGACGATCGGCTCCTCACGGCTGTCGCTGTTCTCCACGATCATCGTGGTTCTGGCGGTCATCAACGCCGTCAACTTCGTCGACGGCCTGGACGGGCTGGCCGCGGGCATCATCGGCATCGGCGCATCCGCATTCTTCCTGTACGTCTATGTGCTCACCCGGCACACCTCCCCGGAGTCCTACACCTCCCTGGCAGCCACGCTCATGGCGGCGCTAATCGGCATGTGTATGGGCTTCCTGCCCCACAACTTTCATCCCGCCACCATCTTCATGGGCGACTCCGGCTCCATGCAGCTGGGGCTGATTAGCGCTGCCGGCACAATCATCGTCACCGGCCAGATCGACCCGGGAGCCCTCGAGGGCCCCACCGCGGTTCCCGTGTTCCTGCCCGTGCTCATTCCACTGGCGGTGCTGCTGCTGCCGCTGATGGATATGATCATGGCGATTGTGCGACGCACCCGTGCCGGCCACAGCCCCTTCCATCCCGACCGCATGCACATGCATCACCGGTTACTCGCCGCAGGCCATTCCCATCGTCGTGCCGTGTTGGTCATGTACGTGTGGGCCGCCGTCGCCGCCTACTCCGTGGCGGCCATGGCCTTCTTCCCCCTGAGCCGGGTGCTGTTGGGAGCCGCCGTCGGCGTTACCCTGGCCGTGGTGGTCACAATCGATCTGATGCCCGGTGTCCGCCAGGCGTGGGTGCGCCGTCTGGGAGCCCGCCACGCCCACCAGGCCCGCCATGCCGGTCCCCGGCACTCTCGGGGAGGTCGCCGTTGA